DNA sequence from the Orcinus orca chromosome 2, mOrcOrc1.1, whole genome shotgun sequence genome:
CAAGTTATCAAGGTTCCTGACTCAACTGTGAGCGAAAAAGAACAATTATCTCAAGTAGAGTGAAAGAACCACAGGACACCAACTCACTCTTGGGAGTCATCAGGGACCCGGGTTGTCTCTTTTTGTTGTCACCCTCAAATTCACTCCCTTCGTGATATCACATGCAAACAGGACATGACAGCTGCCAGCAGCGGAAGGGATGTGTCTCATCCTTGAACTGTCTGTGAGGGCTGAGAACCCTttcccagagcctccaggaggCCCCCAGCAGTGTCTCATTGACCAGGGCCTGCTGAGAGCAATCACTGGCCAGGGGATGGAATGGATCACCATGACCAGTTTAGGTGGATCAGGATTTAGCTCCTCAGCTGGGGCAGCATCCCTGAGGGGTGGATACTGGACAAAACCAGAATTCCATTAATCCGATGAATAGGAGCATGGCTTTGGGTAGGTAATCAATAGTGTAGGCTACAAtctctttctaaatatatttgcttttaagTCATTTATGTTTTTGAAGCAGTTAATGTACAGCTGAGAAACCAAGTGTTTCCCCTCTCTGGCTTCCTTCACATCCCTGTCTACCCACTTTCCAGTCTCCTCCTCTTCCAACTGGCAGAGAttctcagccagtctatgtcccaCATTGTTCAGGTCTCAGCTAGAGGTCCCTTCCTCAGGGGAGGATTTTCTGACCCTATGGTGAGGGTGTGCTACAGCTGTCCGATTGGTAAGTGTTCAGGAAGTTTACAAGTCAGTTGTTAAACACAGCCATCGTtaagaattaaattatataaacttataaataaaactattcaggggcttccctggtggcgcagtggttgagagtccgcctgctgatgcaggggacgcaggttcgtgtcccagtccgggaagatcccacatgccacagagcagctaggcccgtaagccatggctgctgagcctgcgcatccggagcctgtgctccgcaacgggagaggccacaagagtgagaggcctgcgtaccgcaaaaaaaaaataaaaataaaaataaaactattcaaaacaaaggcaacaagggatttccctggtggtccagtgggtaagactctgcactcccaatgcagggggcctgggtttgaaccctcgtcggggaactagatcccgcatgcatgccacaactaagagtctgcatgctgaaactaagaagtccacatgctgtgactaagagcccacatgccgcaactaagacctggtacagcggaaataaataaataagtaaatgttttttttaaagtaccccccccaaaaaaacccaaagggaacaaatactcaaaactcatcatTCCTATTATattactacattttactattatcttGAGGTTATGGATACAAGTTTGACTTCTGGGAGAATCAATTGGTTGTATGGATTTAACATAAAGAGTATGGTATATCATTGTCTGTAAATTGTGTGCTACTCATCTTTTATACCAGTGAAATTGATAATAAACTTATGAGTATCTCCCGAGAGACAGTGGTTACACACTTATCAGCACAccattcccttcctcctcccaagTCAAGTTTTCTGTGATGTGCTCCACAGCACAGCACCCTGAACTTAGTAACACTTACAACAACACTTAGTGACATACTTGTTTAATGTTCGTCTTCCCCAGCGGACCCCACAGGTCAGAGACTGTGTCTGTCTGTTCTCTGTGATATCTCTAAGAATTCACTTGAACAAAGGCATCATGGTTCATTTCTCCTTTATTCCTACACTGCTTGGGTAAACGAGGTTGTCAGGGCCACACACTTTAACAGAAAACTCCTCTTCCTGTTCTCTGCCTCAGGTCAACAGGAGAGGTGAATCCATTTACCTTCATAACCGAGCCAACTGGGTGACTGTAGGCATCTGCTCTTCCAGTCCCACCCTCAAGACCCCCAACGTGATGCTGTTGGCACATCTGACACCTGCCGCCCAGAAAGATTCAGAGCCCCTTTTTAAAAGTCTTCTGACATCTCCTTCTCCGGAGAATCTGGTGCTCACCAGGTGAGTTACAAAGAGAAGAGGTTACAGACCTCTCAGAAAACATGCTTTACCCCTGAGGAGCTgagaatagaaacacagatgacAAGTGGTCCAAGGGAGCATCTCACTTGTGCTCCCTGCTGCAGATGAGAGAGTCACATCCTTAAAGTCTGGGGAGATAGTTTGACAACCTGGAAGTCAAACAGGCCATCCACTTTTCAAAACTTAAACCTAAGTAACAGGAACTGAAGGCTCATAATAAAATGCCTCTCTAGAACATTCCCCCCACCCTATCCCAACTTCCATCAGAATTAGCTCTGGTCTTGTCTCAAGCCACCAACTTGCTGTAGGACCCACAGCAAATCACTAACTTCTCTCAGTCTCAACCTTGCAGGATTAACTAAATGGGACAACTTCTcctaaataaatagtaaatagttGATATTTTAGTTCATTAGAGTCTTAGTATGATTCAGGCCAGCTGGCCCTCAGGAGCCTGATTACATGTACTAAAAATCAAAGTTTTGACCCTCAAAAGCTAAGAACCAGACCTGGGAACATATGACCACAAGAAGGTCCTGCCCCATCCCatgcctgcccctccccaggcctgtcAGAGAGACACGCCTGTTGTCCTGAGTCTCACGCCACAAACTGCTATAAAAGGAAAGTCCTCATGATAGTTTCCAATCAGGCCTCCAGATGATGTTTGCATTTGTCTGCaggtttctccctctgcagtttgTGACTCTTTCTGTGCATGATGCTGAGAATATGCGCATCAAAGTAAAGCTGGTGAGTGGCCGAGCCTACTACCTACAGCTCTGTGCCCCTGCATGCAAACAAGACACCCTATTCCGTCAGTGGGTGGAACTCATCTCCCTTTTGAATGAGGAGAAAGCCAAAGCTTCCAAAGTGTCAGAAGTCTTCAGCCTCTCAGAAATCAAAAACAGCACAGACATCACAGGGGCAGTGGACATCACGGATACTGCAGCCTTCACAGCTGTACAGACCCCACACCTGTACACATGTTCAGACCTCGTCAATGGCATAGAAAGCATTGATTTCTCAGAATTCACGGACATCACCGATGTCACCGATGTCACAGATACTCCAGAAAATGAGGTCACCGAGGCCCCAGATATAAGGATTGTCACAGAAGTCACAGAAGTCACAGACATCTGCAATGTCACAGTGGTGTTTGAAAATGATGACATACTCAGGGCCAAGCGGGAGGAAGAGGTATGTGACATGGAAGACTTTCATTCTCTAATAATCACTCTCTTTCACCTTCTTTGGTAAAAGCTACCTGACATCGATTATCAAAATGCTATGGAACTTACTCTTAGTAACCTAATATTAACAATGAGTTCCGCTACCTGAACCCTGGTGTAAAAGAGTTGTAAGATGTTCCCTGAAACAGGCAGTGCACATCCATACCATACAACTTAACCCTGTAGAAAGCTATGGTGGGATAAAAGGAACTTTGGTATCAGAGTCAGAAGCCCTGGGTTGGAATCGTGCCCTGCTGCATGTTAGTTTGGCCAAGTCACTGAACCTGCatgagtctgtttcctcacct
Encoded proteins:
- the GARIN2 gene encoding Golgi-associated RAB2 interactor protein 2 isoform X2; amino-acid sequence: MKKNDSKSTTSIDEQDDICVPGSKDPGELQNMLDEGEYAPFVSPPILESSFIQVNRRGESIYLHNRANWVTVGICSSSPTLKTPNVMLLAHLTPAAQKDSEPLFKSLLTSPSPENLVLTRFLPLQFVTLSVHDAENMRIKVKLVSGRAYYLQLCAPACKQDTLFRQWVELISLLNEEKAKASKVSEVFSLSEIKNSTDITGAVDITDTAAFTAVQTPHLYTCSDLVNGIESIDFSEFTDITDVTDVTDTPENEVTEAPDIRIVTEVTEVTDICNVTVVFENDDILRAKREEEEKMENILKAGCLQYTKIKNEFRESSKHVTISNLMLTFEGERYFQTTLTPEEGETNKSKEMSDRPSEIRPTDSKSTALKAEESRSRRTDSDTSVISLPPCPSIFWLSPLLSNPLLISSVLCLICPPFLRGIHVKKGK
- the GARIN2 gene encoding Golgi-associated RAB2 interactor protein 2 isoform X1, translated to MVSGLYISTMKKNDSKSTTSIDEQDDICVPGSKDPGELQNMLDEGEYAPFVSPPILESSFIQVNRRGESIYLHNRANWVTVGICSSSPTLKTPNVMLLAHLTPAAQKDSEPLFKSLLTSPSPENLVLTRFLPLQFVTLSVHDAENMRIKVKLVSGRAYYLQLCAPACKQDTLFRQWVELISLLNEEKAKASKVSEVFSLSEIKNSTDITGAVDITDTAAFTAVQTPHLYTCSDLVNGIESIDFSEFTDITDVTDVTDTPENEVTEAPDIRIVTEVTEVTDICNVTVVFENDDILRAKREEEEKMENILKAGCLQYTKIKNEFRESSKHVTISNLMLTFEGERYFQTTLTPEEGETNKSKEMSDRPSEIRPTDSKSTALKAEESRSRRTDSDTSVISLPPCPSIFWLSPLLSNPLLISSVLCLICPPFLRGIHVKKGK
- the GARIN2 gene encoding Golgi-associated RAB2 interactor protein 2 isoform X3 — protein: MVSGLYISTMKKNDSKSTTSIDEQDDICVPGSKDPGELQNMLDEGEYAPFVSPPILESSFIQVNRRGESIYLHNRANWVTVGICSSSPTLKTPNVMLLAHLTPAAQKDSEPLFKSLLTSPSPENLVLTRFLPLQFVTLSVHDAENMRIKVKLVSGRAYYLQLCAPACKQDTLFRQWVELISLLNEEKAKASKVSEVFSLSEIKNSTDITGAVDITDTAAFTAVQTPHLYTCSDLVNGIESIDFSEFTDITDVTDVTDTPENEVTEAPDIRIVTEVTEVTDICNVTVVFENDDILRAKREEEEKMENILKAGCLQYTKIKNEFRESSKHVTISNLMLTFEGERYFQTTLTPEEGETNKSKEMSDRPSEIRPTDSKSTALKAEESRSRRTDSDTSGLYSFSMFPLISISFPLITLF